In Mesorhizobium sp. M9A.F.Ca.ET.002.03.1.2, the DNA window TTCTCCTTGGGGAGCGTTTCAGCGCTTTCGACCAGAGCACCCTGGACAACCTTATCGGCACCTTGCGCCAGCGCGGCAACAGCAACGCAACCATCAACCGGAAGATGGCTGCCCTCAGCAAACTGCTGCGTAAGGCTCACAAGATGGGGGATATCCACAGCCTGCCCGAGTTCCGTCGCCAGAAGGAGCGGGCGGGACGGATTCGCTTCCTCGAAAGGGAAGAGGAAGCTCAGCTGTTCGCCGCTATAAAGAAGCGCAGCGAAGACGCTTACCGGCTTTCGGTCTTTCTTGTCGACACCGGTTGCCGCCTCGGCGAGGCGCTGGGCTTGATCTGGAACGATATCCAGGAGCATCGCGTCAGTTTCTGGATCACCAAATCCGGCCGCAGCCGCACCATTCCGATGACCGAGCGGGTAAAAGAGGTGATCAAGCTGCCGGTTACCGAGGGCCGTCGGCCCAAGGGGCCATTCACCAAGCTCAGCCAGGCGCAGTTTCGCGCCATCTGGAACGACGCGAAAGCCGAAATCGGTCTTGGAGCTGACGACCAGGTGGTGCCGCATATCTTGCGTCACACCTGCGCCTCGCGCCTCGTCCAAGGCGGCATCGACATCAGGCGCGTGCAGATGTGGCTCGGCCACCAGACGCTTTCCATGACAATGCGTTACGCGCATCTTGCCACGAACGATCTCGACGGCTGCGTCACCGTGCTGGAAACGCCTCGCGGCGGGGCGGCGGCTGGGAGTGCCGAAAGCTCAGTGTTTTCGTCCCCATTGACGGCGCCTTCCGCATCGCCGAGCGACCATAAGGCGGAGCCGGTGGTCGCAAAGGCACCGAGGAAGGGCTCGAAAGCCAAGTAATCCCAGGCCATTTCTATACTGTTGTAATCACCCCAGGGCCCAGTCAAGTCTTTGGGTTTACTTTATCTGAACTTGAGCTCAGCCTGATCCAAGAAAGCGGCGATGGCGCCGGGCAGGCCGCCGGTCTCCAGGAAGGGCGCGTGGCCCTGGCCCTCGACCATGATCGTCTCGATACAAGGGTGGCGCTTTCGCATCTGTTCAAGCGTTTCGGCGGACAGCAGCTTCGAGTTGGCGCCGCGTATGGCAAGCAGCGGCATCGCTGCCAGCGCCTCGAACTGCGGCCACAGATCAGGCAGCTTCTGGCTGAGATCGAGGCCTGCCAGCGTGTCGACCAGCTTCGGGTCGAAATCCGGCATCAGTCCTTCGGCCGTCTCTCGGTAGAGTGCCGATACCATCCGCTCCCAATCCGCCTCGGCCAGGCCAGGGAAGTCGCTGCCATGCGCGCCGCGCTGGGCGCCGACCGCCTCGGTACGGGTTTTCGGCTTCGGCGCGCGGTCGAGATAGGAGCGGATATGGGCGAGGCCGCCGGCCTCGACCACCGGGCCGATGTCGTTGAGAACGATGGCCTTCAGGGCGACCGGCCGCATCGCGCCGAGCACATGGATGATCAGCCCGCCGCGTGACGTGCCGATGAACGCCGCGTCCTCGATCCCCAGCGCTGCCAGCCCGGCGAGGATATCGCCAGCTTCGACGCCGACAGTGTAGTGGCTGATATCGGGGTCGTAAGCGGACTGCCCGCGCCCGCGATAGTCGAAGGCGACGACCTTGCGTTCCGCTCGAGTGGACAGATGGACCGCCAGCTCGTGGAAATCGCGGCAATTGCGGGTCAGGCCGGGCAGGCAGACGACGGGCCAGTGGCCAGAGTTCGCTTCGCCATAGACGCGTGCGTGCAACTGCAGCCCGTCCGGCGAGGCGTAGAAGAAGTCGGAAAAACCTTCGGTGCTCGGCATCTGGACGTGGTTCCTCGCTGCTGCCGGATTGTCTCCGACTGCTACAGGCGAGGGAAGGCAGGGTCAAATCGAGCGCCGACGTTGGCGATTGGCGAAAGCCGCAGTGACGGCCAATCTCCCCCCTCGAGGCAGGGCAATCGCATATGGCAACGCAAGCCCCCCTCTCCGTCTCGGCTTCGCCGAGCCACCTCTCCCCCACTCTGTGGGGGCGAGGAAGGGCTATCCGCCGAGGTCGCGGCTTTTGAAAGCTTGGGTTCCTCGCCCCCATGAAATGGGGAGAGGTGGCTCGGCGAAGCCGAGACGGAGAGGGGGAACGCCATATGCGATTGCCCTGCCTCGAGGGGGAGATATCCGGCAGGACAGAGGGGGCGCGAAGGATCGCCAGCGTTGGTTCGGCTTGGACCTGCCAAACCTATCTGAACGCACCGTTTCGATTTATTGAATGTCGGCAGGACAGAGGGGGTGCGAAGGATCGCCAGCGTTTGGTTCGACTTGGACCCTGCCAAACCTATCTGAACGCACCGTTTCGATTGATTGATATGTCGGCAGGACAGAGAGGGGGTGCTTTGCGCCGCACTCTGCCTTCGACAGAACGCCGTCGCCCCCTCAACCCCGCCCGTTCACCAGATCTCCCACAATGTCGTACTTGCCGGAAATGCGCATCTTGTAGACTTCGTAATTCTCCATCACGCGCTGAACGTAACTTCTTGTTTCCGTGTAGGGAATCCGCTCGATCCAGTCGACGACGGCGTCGATGTCCTTGCCGCGCGGGTCGCCATATCTAGCCACCCACTGGGCGGCGCGGTTGGGGCCGGCATTGTAGCCGGCGAAGGTCAGCACATAGGAGCCGTTGAAGCGGCCGAGCTGCTCGCCGAGGAAGGCGGCGCCCAGCGTCGCATTGTAGCCGGCGTCGGTGGTCAGCCGCGCCTGCGAGAAAGCCATTCCGGCCTTCTTCGCCAATTGCCTGGCGGTCCCCGGCATCAGCTGCAGCAGCCCGCGCGCACCGGCGCCGGAGACGGCGCCGATGTTGAACTCGCTTTCCTGGCGCGCGATCGCATAGGCCAGCGCCTTGCCCGAGCCGGAAATGTCGGCGGTGTCGGGAATGACGCCGAGCGGATGCGACAGCGCGCCGACATCGATGCCGCGCGCGCCGGCGATCTTGCCGACCTTCAGCGCCAGGAAATGATTGCCCTGCTTTTCCGCCATCATGGCGAGCAGCGCCAGCTCTCCCGGACTGGTCAACTGTCCGGCGAGGTCGCGGTAAAGCGTGTCGGCATAGCGCTCATAGCCCGCCTCCTGCAGCCGCTTGATGGCACTGACCGCTTCGCGATTGGCGAAATTCCGTCGGTCAGTGGCACTCGGCTCCGGATAGGAGATGTTGAGGGCCCGCCGGCCGACGCGCTCGCCGGCGAGCTGGCCGTAGAAGGTCGTGCCGTAACCGGCGGCGCGGGTGAAATGATCCTTCGCACTGCCGGGACCGCCGGCTTCTGCCGCGCGGCCGAGCCAGTAATAGGCGCGCGACAGCGACATCGGCCCCTGGGCGAGATCGGCGATCCGCGCGAAATGCTTGGCGGCGGTGTCGGGGTCGTTGAGGCCGCGCAGCGCGTACCAGCCGGCATGGAACTCCGCATCCGCCGCGTTGGCGGCACTTTCGGCGGCATGTGCCGCGACGATTTTATAGGCGGTTTTCATGTCGCCCTGATCGACCAGTTCGCGTGACAGCACCCGGCGCTCGGCCCACCAGGCATCCGGGTCGACCAGCGCGTTGCGGTCGCTCGGCGCCCTCATCATCATTGCGGCGGCGTCGGAAAATTTCTCCTGCTTGCGCAGATATTCGGCTTGCGCGAAGACATAACCGGCCGAACGCTGCACTGCCGGCACCGCCTTCAGCAGTTTGGCTGCGTTCTTGTCGCCTTTGGATACCGCTGCCCAGGCGTCGGCCAATTGCTGGGCGCCGGCGAGGCCGGCGACGCGCAGCGCGGAATTGACCCGGTCGGCATAGAACATGCGCTCCATGCGCAAACGGTGGTCGGCTGCCGGGATCAGCTTGCCGAATTCCTGGATGATATCAGCTTCGTCCTTGGCTTCCAGTTTTTCGGTGCGCCAGAAAGGCGACAGCACCGAGCGCGCCGCCTTGACGTTTCCCTGCGACACATAGGAGCGGGCAAGGATCGCCACGCCCTCGACTGTCAACGGCTGGCTGCCGCCGAATGCCTGCACCACGATCTCAGGCGCGGGGTTCTCGCGGTAGAGTGCGCGCTCGCTGTTCTTGCGCAAGGCGATCATGCCCGGCCAGTTGGGCAGCATCTTGGCGGCATCGGCGATGTCGCCGCTCGGCACCTTGTCGCCGCCATGGATTGCGATCGCCCAGGCAAGGATGTGCTGGTCGAGCGAATTGACCGGCAGGGCCTCGCGCACTTGACGCGCTCCGGCAATGTCGTTTGCCGCCAGCGCATCGAGGCCGCTCTTCAGCCTGGCGACGCTGGCGGATGGAGAGCCATCTGGATCCGGCCGGCCACTGTCTTTTAGGCCATTATTCTGCAGGTTTGGCACCGGGATGGCCGCCGTGAATTGCGCGTCGACAGTGCCGGCGGCCACAATGATCGGCGTCAGCAGGAGGGTTGCGCCAAGCAGCGCGAAAAAATGAGGCTGCCTGGTCGGCATCGTCTTCATCATTTCCTGTCTTGCACACCACCAACAGGCACAGACCAACTGAAGCCTAATTGGCTGTGATGAAGGGCCCGTAAACAGGAGCTTCTCGAGGTCGTTCAAATTGCGCTTGCTGGCACTACCGCCATGCTTGCCGCGCAACAATGTCGAGACTATGGTGCGCGGCTTCGCTTTCGGCTAGAAGGGCGCGCAACAAAACACCTGCTGCGCCGCACGTCTTCTCGGATGCGCAAGGACGCTGTAGCACTTTAATTTGGCGCATGATCCTTTCCGAAACATCGATTCTGATTTTCGGGGTCATGCGCTAGTCCCAAGGAGTTGAACGACATGCTGAGAGGCTCGCTTACCGCGCTCGTGACACCGTTCGAAAAGAGCGGGCGTTTCGACGAGAAAGCCTTTCGCGCGTTCATCGCCTGGCAGATCGCCGAGGGCACGACGGGCGTGGTTCCGGTCGGCACCACCGGCGAGTCGCCGACGCTGTCGCATGACGAGCATCGCCAAGTCGTCAAGGTTTGCATCGAGGTGGCCAAGGGCCGGGTTCCGGTGGTCGCCGGCGCCGGCTCCAACAACACCGAAGAGGCGGTCGGTCTGGTGCAATATGCCGAGAAGGCGGGCGCCGATGCGGCACTTGTCGTCACGCCCTACTACAACAGGCCGACGCAGCGCGGCCTCTATGCGCATTTCGCAGCAGTGGCCAAGGCGACCAGCCTGCCGATCATCATCTATAACATTCCGCCGCGCTCGGTGGTCGACATGACGCCCGAGACGATGGGCCAGCTGCGCCATGACTTCAAGAACATCGTCGGCGTCAAGGATGCCACCGGCAAGGTCGAGCGGGTTTCCGAGCAGCGCGCCACCTGCGGCAAGGATTTCATCCAGCTTTCGGGCGAGGACGCGTCGGCGCTCGGCTTCAACGCCCATGGCGGCGTCGGCTGCATCTCGGTGACGTCGAATGTCGCGCCGCGGCTATGCGCAGAATTCCAGGAGGCGACGCTGTCCGGTGAGAGCACCAAGGCGCTGGAGTTGCAGGACCGCCTGTTGCCGCTCCACAAGGCGATCTTCCTGGAACCCGGCGTATCCGGCGCGAAATATGCGCTGTCGAAGCTCGGCAAGGTCGAGAATGTGCTGCGTTCGCCGCTGGTGACGGTCGAACCGTCGACCGCCGAGAAGATCGATGCGGCGATGAAGCACGCCGGCTTGATAAATTAGGGATGAGGCGCCACCTCTCCGCATCATGAATCAAGTCAGAAAAGCCGATCCCAACAACAAGACCGTTGCGGAAAACCGCAAGGCGCGGTTTTCCTATGAGGTGCTCGACACGATCGAGGCCGGCCTGGTGCTGACCGGCACCGAGGTGAAGTCGCTGCGCCAGGGCCAGGCCAACATCCAGGACAGCTACGCCTCGGTCGAGGGCGGTGAGATCTGGCTGATCAACTCCTATCTGCCGGAATATCTTCAAGCCAACCGCTTCAACCACGAGCCACGCCGGCGCCGCAAGCTCCTGCTCAACAAGCGCGAGATGGCGAAGCTGTCGCAGAGCGTCGACCGCGAAGGCATGACGCTGGTGCCGCTGAAGATCTATTTCAACGACCAGGGCCGCGCCAAGCTGCTGCTTGCCGTCGGCCGCGGCAAGAAACTGCACGACAAGCGCGAGACCGAGAAGCAGCGCGACTGGTCGCGTGAGAAGGGCCGGCTGCTGAAGGAGCGTGGGTGAGAAACATTTGGGGATAGCCGGCGAAAGCCAACCATTGGCTTTTCGAATTTCGAACGCCCGGCGCCATAGGGGCAGGGCGGCTCAACAGGGAATAGGCACTCCTTTGAAGAACCGGATCGTCCTTTGGGGTGCGGCCAGCCTGATCCTGGGGGGCCTCGTCGCGGTCGGCCTCTATCTCTATTTCCACGCGTTTTCTCCGGACCGCGGCAAATATCCGGTCAGGGGCATCGACGTTTCCCATCATCAGCGGCAGATCGACTGGCGGCGCGTTGCCGCCGACGATGTCGCCTTCGCCGTCATCAAGGCGACCGAAGGTGGCGATCATGTCGACGATGCCTTCGATGCCAATCTGCGCGAGGCGCGTGCTGCCGGTCTGGCGGTCGGGGCCTATCATTTCTTCACCTTCTGCAGGCCTGGCGCCGATCAGGCGAAGAATTTCATCTCCGTCGTGCCGCGCGATCAACCGCTGCTGCCGCCGGTGGTGGATATTGAATTCCACGGCAATTGTCCGCGGCGGCCGTCGCCCGAAGAATTGCAAGTCGAACTCTCGGCTTTCCTCGGCCCTGTCGAGGCGGCTTTCGGCAAGACGGCGATCCTCTATGTGACCGACGCGGCCGCGCGGGCCTATGCCGGGCAGATCGCCGGCCGTCCACGCTGGGTTCGTTCGCTGGTGCTGCAGCCAGGCCATGACGACTGGATCTATTGGCAGTACCACGACCGAGGTCGCGTCGACGGCATCAGCGGCGACGTCGATCTGAATGTTCTTCAGGGTGGGCAGGCGACGCTGGCCGCACTGTTTGCGGCACCCGAATCTATTTCCCCAGAAACGCTTCTATCTCGCTGAAGACATTGACGAACATCGCTTCCGTCAGCACGCCGGTGTTGGTGTTGTAGCGCGAGCAGTGATAGCTGGAGAACAGCGTGACGCCGCCGGCCTGCTGCTGTCCGCCGTGCCGGAAGGGATAGGCGGCAACACGCCCACCCAGCGCCCGCACGGTCGACTGGTGCGCGATCGAGCCAAGCGCCAGCACGGCGCGCAGGTTTTTGAACCGCGCGATCGTCGGCACCAGGAACGTCCGGCAGGTGGCGATCTCGGCGCCGACCGGTTTGTTCTCCGGCGGCACGCAGCGCACCGCATTGGTGATCGCCGTGCCGACAAGCTCCAGCCCGTCATCAGGCCTGGCCTTGAACTGGCCGCGCGCAAAACCGTGTGCGATCAGCGTGTTGTAGAGCAGGTCGCCGGCATAGTCGCCGGTGAAGGGCCGCCCGGTACGGTTGGCCCCGCGCAGGCCCGGCGCCAGCCCGACGATCAGCAGCCGCACCGCATCCTCGCCCTCGGGCGGCAGGAAAGTCGGCACCGGCGCATTGAACCAGGACGGCTCGCGCTGCCGCCACTCGGCGATGAAATCATGCAACCGCGGGCAGAGCGGGCAGTCGCGATCGGGCTCGGGGGAGGCGGCCAAGGGCGCGGTCAAGGCCGCCGCAGTCAATAGTCGTCCTCGTCGGCTTCGGCCGGTTCGGGCCGGCGCACCGGCCGCTCGGACGGATCGCGGCCGACCTCGCTCTTCAGCGTCATCAGGTCGATGAAATGGTCGGCCTGGCGGCGCAGGTCGTCGGAGATCATCGGCGGCTGCGAGGCCATGGTGGAGACGATCGAGACCTTGCGCCCGCGCCGCTGCAGCGCCTCGACCAGCGTACGGAAATCGCCGTCGCCGGAAAAGATGACGTAGTGGTCGACGACATCGGCGATTTCCAGTGCATCGACGGTCAACTCGATGTCCATATTGCCCTTGATCTTGCGGCGCCCGGTCGAATCGGTGAATTCCTTGGCCGGCTTGGTCACCACCTTGAAGCCATTATAGTCGAGCCAGTCGATCAGCGGCCGGATCGAGGAGTATTCCTGATCCTCGACCAGCGCCGTGTAGTAGTAAGCACGCAGCAGGTAGCCGCGCTTCTGGAAGCTCGCCAGAAGTTTGCGGTAGTCGATGTCGAAGCCGAGCGCGCGCGACGTGGCGTAGAGATTGGCGCCGTCGATGAAAAGGGCGATTTTTTCCCGTGGGTCGAACATGGAAAATATCCTTTTTTGAAATAAGGGGTCGTCTAAATGCGCAGGATCTATCGGCCGGCCTCGCAATAATGCTGCCGACCTTTATCATTCGAGATAACGCCAGTTTTACGGCAATCCAAGGGTGTGATGCTGCACTGCAAGCAATTGTGATCGTCGCAGGCAGGGCGCGTGCCGATCCGGCATTGGCGCGGCATTCTCCCGGTTCCGGTCTGGTATTGCCATGAAGCTTGTATTTTGACGGCGTTCGGGTTATGGACCGCGCCTGTTTTCCATCAAAACCAGGCATGAAAGGGGCAGCTCATGGCCCGCGTAACCGTTGAAGACTGTATCGACAAGGTCGACAACCGCTTCGAGCTTGTGCTTCTGGCCGGCCACCGCGCCCGTCAGATCAGCCAGGGCGCGCAGATCACCGTTCCTCGTGACAACGACAAGAATCCGGTCATCGCGCTGCGCGAGATCGCCGAGGAGACATTGTCGCCCGACGACCTCAAGGAAGACCTGATCCACTCGCTGCAGAAGCATGTCGAGGTCGACGAGCCGGAAGCCGACGGCGAGGCGATCGCCGACCAGACCGGTACCGCCGTTGCGGCAACCGACGCCGACGATGCCGAGGACAACATCGCCTTCGACCGCATGACCGAAGAAGATCTGCTGGCCGGCATCGAAGGTCTGGTGCCGCCCGAGAAAAGCGACGATTATTGATCTTCGCAACGACTGGCGACACTTTCGCGTCAGCAGTTTCGTGGCTATCTATGACATGCGCCGCACGCCAGTGCGGCGCATGATTCATTTCAGCTTTGCGAGATCCCGCCCATGATGCGTCAGTATGAGCTTGTCGAGCGCGTCCAGCGCTACAAGCCTGACGTCAACGAGGCGCTGCTCAACAAGGCCTATGTCTACGCCATGCAGAAGCATGGTCACCAGAAGCGCGCCTCCGGCGATCCCTATTTCTCGCATCCGCTCGAAGTCGCCGCCATCCTCACCGAAATGCACATGGACGAGGCGACCATCGCGGTTGCCCTGCTGCACGACACCATCGAGGACACTACCGCGACGCGGGCCGAGATCGACGAGCTGTTCGGTCCGGAAATGGGCAAGTTGGTCGAGGGCCTGACCAAGCTGAAGAAACTCGACCTCGTCTCCAAGAAGGCCGAGCAGGCGGAAAACCTGCGCAAGCTCTTGCTGGCGATCTCGGAAGACGTTCGCGTGCTTCTGGTCAAGCTGGCCGACCGCTTGCACAACATGCGCACCCTCGACCATGTGCCGGAGGCCAAGCGCCTGCGCATCGCCGAGGAGACGATGGATATCTATGCGCCGCTGGCCGGGCGCATGGGCATGCAGGGCATGCGTGAGGAGCTCGAGGAGATCGCCTTCCGCTTCATCAACCCGGAAGCCCACCGCGCCGTCACCGCGCGGCTTGCCGAGATATTCGAGCGCAACAAGGGCGTGCTGTCCGAGATCGAGAAGGCGCTGTCCACGCTGTTCGAGAAATATGCGATCAAGGCCGAGGTCAAGAGCCGCCAGAAGAAGCCATGGTCGGTGTTCCGCAAGATGGAGGCCAAGGCGCTGTCCTTCGAGCAGCTGTCCGACATTTTCGGCTTCCGCGTCGTCGTGGAGACTGTCGAGGACTGTTATCGCGCGCTCGGCGCGATCCATACGACATGGTCGATGGTGCCCGGCCGCTTCAAGGACTACATCTCGACGCCGAAACAGAACGACTACCGCTCGATCCACACCACCATCGTCGGGCCGTCGCGCCAGCGCGTCGAGTTGCAGATACGCACCTACCAGATGAACAAGATCGCCGAATATGGCGTTGCCGCGCATTCGATCTACAAGGACACTGGCGGCAAGGTGAATGGCGCCGCCCACGCGATCTCGAAGGAGACCAACGCCTATGCCTGGCTGCGGCGCACCATCGAGCAGCTTGCCGAGGGCGACAATCCGGAGGACTTCCTCGAGAACACCAAGCTGGAACTGTTCCAGGACCAGGTGTTCTGCTTTACGCCCAAGGGCACGCTGATCGCGCTGCCGCGCGGCGCCACGCCGATCGACTTCGCGTACGCGGTGCATACGGATGTCGGCGACACCTGCGTCGGCGCCAAGGTCAACGGCCGCATCATGCCGCTGATGACCGAGCTGAAGAACGGCGACGAGGTCGAGATCATCCGCTCCAAGGCGCAAGTGCCGCCGGCGGCTTGGGAATCGGTCGTCGTCACCGGCAAGGCGCGCTCGGCGATCCGCCGCGCCACCAAGAATGCCATCCGCAAGCAGTACTCGGGTCTCGGCATCCGCATCCTGGAACGCGCCTTCGAACGGTCCGGCAAGACCTTTACCAAGGAGAGCCTGAAGTCGGTGCTGCATCGGCTGGCGCGCAAGGACGTCGAGGACGTGCTGGCCTCGGTCGGCCGCGGCGAGCTCGCCTCGACCGACGTCATGAAGGCGGTATTTCCCGACTACAAGGACGAGCGCGTCACGCTCGCCACGCCCAAGCAGCGCGAGGAAGGTTGGTCGAAAATCCGCAACGCCGCCGGCATGCTGTTCCAGATCCCCGGCCGCGCGGCACGCAAGGACAAGGACCAGCCGAAGGACGGCGCCGTGCCGATCCGCGGCGTTCGCGGCGACCTGCCGGTCCGCTTCGCGCCGGAGGGGGCTGTGCCCGGCGACCGCATCGTCGGCATCGTGCAGCCAGGAACAGGCATCACCATCTACCCGATCCAGTCGCCGGCGCTCCAAGCCTTCGACGACCAGCCCGAACGCTGGATCGACGTGCGCTGGGACATAGACGAGCGCACCAAGGAGCGGTTTCCGGCGCGGGTCTCGGTCACCGCCATCAACGCGCCGGGCTCGCTGGCCGACATCGCTCAGGTCGTTGCATCCAACGACGCCAACATCCATACATTGTCGATGGTGCGCACCGCGCCCGATTTCACCGAAATGCTGATCGATCTCGAAGTCTGGGATCTGAAGCACCTGAATCGGCTGCTGTCGCAGCTCAAGGACAATTCCAGCGTCAGCGATGCAAGGCGCGTGAATGGATGAATGGTGAATAGTGAATAGTGAATAGTGAATAGTGAAAGAAGGTATACTCACTACTCACTACTCACTACTCACTACTCACTACCATTCACCATTCACCATTCACCATTCACCATTCGCCATGGACATGGGAGCGAACAATGAACACCGACGAAGTGCTGGGCATTTTCCGCGAAGCCGGCGCCGTTCTCGAAGGGCATTTCATCCTGACGTCGGGTTTGCGTAGCCCGGTCTTCCTGCAGAAGGCGCGGGTGTTCATGCATGCCGACAAGACCGAGCGCCTGTGCAAGGCGCTGGCCGAAAAGATCCGCGCCGCCGTGCCGGGCCGGATCGACTATGTCGTCGGCCCGGCGATCGGCGGGCTGATCCCGGCCTACGAGACCTCGCGCCATCTTGGCGCTCCGGCGATCTGGGTCGAGCGGGAAGGGGGCGAATTCAGGCTCCGCCGCTTCGAGATCGCCAGGGGTTCGCGCGTCGTCATCGTCGAGGATATCGTCACCACCGGGCTGTCGATCCGCGAGACCGTCGACTGCCTGCGCGCGCTTGGCGCCGAGGTCGTT includes these proteins:
- a CDS encoding bifunctional (p)ppGpp synthetase/guanosine-3',5'-bis(diphosphate) 3'-pyrophosphohydrolase; this translates as MMRQYELVERVQRYKPDVNEALLNKAYVYAMQKHGHQKRASGDPYFSHPLEVAAILTEMHMDEATIAVALLHDTIEDTTATRAEIDELFGPEMGKLVEGLTKLKKLDLVSKKAEQAENLRKLLLAISEDVRVLLVKLADRLHNMRTLDHVPEAKRLRIAEETMDIYAPLAGRMGMQGMREELEEIAFRFINPEAHRAVTARLAEIFERNKGVLSEIEKALSTLFEKYAIKAEVKSRQKKPWSVFRKMEAKALSFEQLSDIFGFRVVVETVEDCYRALGAIHTTWSMVPGRFKDYISTPKQNDYRSIHTTIVGPSRQRVELQIRTYQMNKIAEYGVAAHSIYKDTGGKVNGAAHAISKETNAYAWLRRTIEQLAEGDNPEDFLENTKLELFQDQVFCFTPKGTLIALPRGATPIDFAYAVHTDVGDTCVGAKVNGRIMPLMTELKNGDEVEIIRSKAQVPPAAWESVVVTGKARSAIRRATKNAIRKQYSGLGIRILERAFERSGKTFTKESLKSVLHRLARKDVEDVLASVGRGELASTDVMKAVFPDYKDERVTLATPKQREEGWSKIRNAAGMLFQIPGRAARKDKDQPKDGAVPIRGVRGDLPVRFAPEGAVPGDRIVGIVQPGTGITIYPIQSPALQAFDDQPERWIDVRWDIDERTKERFPARVSVTAINAPGSLADIAQVVASNDANIHTLSMVRTAPDFTEMLIDLEVWDLKHLNRLLSQLKDNSSVSDARRVNG
- the smpB gene encoding SsrA-binding protein SmpB — protein: MNQVRKADPNNKTVAENRKARFSYEVLDTIEAGLVLTGTEVKSLRQGQANIQDSYASVEGGEIWLINSYLPEYLQANRFNHEPRRRRKLLLNKREMAKLSQSVDREGMTLVPLKIYFNDQGRAKLLLAVGRGKKLHDKRETEKQRDWSREKGRLLKERG
- the rpoZ gene encoding DNA-directed RNA polymerase subunit omega, encoding MARVTVEDCIDKVDNRFELVLLAGHRARQISQGAQITVPRDNDKNPVIALREIAEETLSPDDLKEDLIHSLQKHVEVDEPEADGEAIADQTGTAVAATDADDAEDNIAFDRMTEEDLLAGIEGLVPPEKSDDY
- a CDS encoding site-specific integrase translates to MMTTEAIQEDEPSDHFSIFSSQTAKIKYSYNKIREVKSYRVGELFSAYRDILWDDGRHKYNVSSFIGEIDEILLGERFSAFDQSTLDNLIGTLRQRGNSNATINRKMAALSKLLRKAHKMGDIHSLPEFRRQKERAGRIRFLEREEEAQLFAAIKKRSEDAYRLSVFLVDTGCRLGEALGLIWNDIQEHRVSFWITKSGRSRTIPMTERVKEVIKLPVTEGRRPKGPFTKLSQAQFRAIWNDAKAEIGLGADDQVVPHILRHTCASRLVQGGIDIRRVQMWLGHQTLSMTMRYAHLATNDLDGCVTVLETPRGGAAAGSAESSVFSSPLTAPSASPSDHKAEPVVAKAPRKGSKAK
- a CDS encoding NYN domain-containing protein, whose amino-acid sequence is MFDPREKIALFIDGANLYATSRALGFDIDYRKLLASFQKRGYLLRAYYYTALVEDQEYSSIRPLIDWLDYNGFKVVTKPAKEFTDSTGRRKIKGNMDIELTVDALEIADVVDHYVIFSGDGDFRTLVEALQRRGRKVSIVSTMASQPPMISDDLRRQADHFIDLMTLKSEVGRDPSERPVRRPEPAEADEDDY
- the dapA gene encoding 4-hydroxy-tetrahydrodipicolinate synthase — translated: MLRGSLTALVTPFEKSGRFDEKAFRAFIAWQIAEGTTGVVPVGTTGESPTLSHDEHRQVVKVCIEVAKGRVPVVAGAGSNNTEEAVGLVQYAEKAGADAALVVTPYYNRPTQRGLYAHFAAVAKATSLPIIIYNIPPRSVVDMTPETMGQLRHDFKNIVGVKDATGKVERVSEQRATCGKDFIQLSGEDASALGFNAHGGVGCISVTSNVAPRLCAEFQEATLSGESTKALELQDRLLPLHKAIFLEPGVSGAKYALSKLGKVENVLRSPLVTVEPSTAEKIDAAMKHAGLIN
- a CDS encoding lytic transglycosylase domain-containing protein translates to MPTRQPHFFALLGATLLLTPIIVAAGTVDAQFTAAIPVPNLQNNGLKDSGRPDPDGSPSASVARLKSGLDALAANDIAGARQVREALPVNSLDQHILAWAIAIHGGDKVPSGDIADAAKMLPNWPGMIALRKNSERALYRENPAPEIVVQAFGGSQPLTVEGVAILARSYVSQGNVKAARSVLSPFWRTEKLEAKDEADIIQEFGKLIPAADHRLRMERMFYADRVNSALRVAGLAGAQQLADAWAAVSKGDKNAAKLLKAVPAVQRSAGYVFAQAEYLRKQEKFSDAAAMMMRAPSDRNALVDPDAWWAERRVLSRELVDQGDMKTAYKIVAAHAAESAANAADAEFHAGWYALRGLNDPDTAAKHFARIADLAQGPMSLSRAYYWLGRAAEAGGPGSAKDHFTRAAGYGTTFYGQLAGERVGRRALNISYPEPSATDRRNFANREAVSAIKRLQEAGYERYADTLYRDLAGQLTSPGELALLAMMAEKQGNHFLALKVGKIAGARGIDVGALSHPLGVIPDTADISGSGKALAYAIARQESEFNIGAVSGAGARGLLQLMPGTARQLAKKAGMAFSQARLTTDAGYNATLGAAFLGEQLGRFNGSYVLTFAGYNAGPNRAAQWVARYGDPRGKDIDAVVDWIERIPYTETRSYVQRVMENYEVYKMRISGKYDIVGDLVNGRG
- a CDS encoding uracil-DNA glycosylase; protein product: MTAAALTAPLAASPEPDRDCPLCPRLHDFIAEWRQREPSWFNAPVPTFLPPEGEDAVRLLIVGLAPGLRGANRTGRPFTGDYAGDLLYNTLIAHGFARGQFKARPDDGLELVGTAITNAVRCVPPENKPVGAEIATCRTFLVPTIARFKNLRAVLALGSIAHQSTVRALGGRVAAYPFRHGGQQQAGGVTLFSSYHCSRYNTNTGVLTEAMFVNVFSEIEAFLGK
- a CDS encoding GH25 family lysozyme, giving the protein MKNRIVLWGAASLILGGLVAVGLYLYFHAFSPDRGKYPVRGIDVSHHQRQIDWRRVAADDVAFAVIKATEGGDHVDDAFDANLREARAAGLAVGAYHFFTFCRPGADQAKNFISVVPRDQPLLPPVVDIEFHGNCPRRPSPEELQVELSAFLGPVEAAFGKTAILYVTDAAARAYAGQIAGRPRWVRSLVLQPGHDDWIYWQYHDRGRVDGISGDVDLNVLQGGQATLAALFAAPESISPETLLSR
- a CDS encoding alpha/beta hydrolase, with the protein product MPSTEGFSDFFYASPDGLQLHARVYGEANSGHWPVVCLPGLTRNCRDFHELAVHLSTRAERKVVAFDYRGRGQSAYDPDISHYTVGVEAGDILAGLAALGIEDAAFIGTSRGGLIIHVLGAMRPVALKAIVLNDIGPVVEAGGLAHIRSYLDRAPKPKTRTEAVGAQRGAHGSDFPGLAEADWERMVSALYRETAEGLMPDFDPKLVDTLAGLDLSQKLPDLWPQFEALAAMPLLAIRGANSKLLSAETLEQMRKRHPCIETIMVEGQGHAPFLETGGLPGAIAAFLDQAELKFR